One Xyrauchen texanus isolate HMW12.3.18 chromosome 2, RBS_HiC_50CHRs, whole genome shotgun sequence genomic window carries:
- the ist1 gene encoding IST1 homolog has product MLGGGFKSERLRVNLRLVINRLKLLEKKKTELAQKARKEIADYLSAGKDERARIRVEHIIREDYLVEAMEILELYCDLLLTRFGLIQSMKELDPGLQEAVSTLIWAAPRLQAEILELKIVSDQLCAKYSKEYGKLCRTNQIGTVNDRLMHKLSVEAPPKILVERYLIEIAKNYNVPYEPDAMVRPEVCTGEEADLIDVDSDFKKPGGGGGGGGGGFTAPAVGMPMPMPMPMPMPMPTAFNYPAPRGAEPFNGPVGTYDAFSHFQPPARGGQPPQLPSCPPTYESIDDLSMKPTYPHQVIPGPSPSGQIYDNTNLPELPSVPDTLPASSFGRNSNASEDIDFDDLSRRFEELKKKT; this is encoded by the exons ATGCTTGGTGGTGGTTTTAAATCGGAGAGACTTCGTGTCAATCTCAGACTCGTCATAAACCGACTGAAACTTCttgagaagaaaaaaa CTGAATTAGCCCAGAAGGCTCGTAAAGAAATAGCAGACTACCTGTCGGCAGGCAAAGATGAGCGTGCGAGGATCAGAGTCGAGCACATCATCAGAGAAGATTACTTGGTGGAGGCCATGGAGATCCTGGAGTTATACTGTGATCTACTCCTCACCCGCTTTGGCTTAATACAATCCATGaa AGAACTCGACCCTGGTCTACAGGAAGCGGTGTCCACACTCATCTGGGCTGCCCCACGGTTGCAAGCAGAAATCCTAGAATTGAAGATT GTTTcagaccagctgtgtgccaaataCAGCAAAGAGTATGGAAAGCTTTGCAGGACAAACCAGATCGGAACAGTTAATGATAGG CTTATGCACAAACTGAGTGTGGAGGCCCCTCCAAAGATTTTGGTGGAGCGTTACCTCATTGAGATCGCTAAAAACTACAACGTCCCCTATGAACCTGATGCCATGGTTCGG CCAGAGGTGTGTACGGGTGAAGAGGCCGATCTGATCGATGTGGACAGTGACTTCAAGAAACCCGGAGGCggtggaggtggtggtggtggagggttCACAGCCCCAGCAGTAGGCATGCCTATGCCCATGCCAATGCCAATGCCCATGCCCATGCCCACAGCTTTCAACTACCCAGCACCCAGAGGAGCT GAGCCCTTTAATGGTCCAGTTGGCACCTATGATGCCTTTAGCCACTTCCAGCCCCCAGCGAGAGGAGGGCAGCCCCCACAGCTCCCCAGCTGCCCCCCCACCTATGAATCT ATCGATGATTTATCAATGAAACCCACTTATCCTCACCAGGTGATCCCAG GACCATCCCCATCTGGTCAGATCTACGACAACACGAACCTTCCCGAGCTTCCGTCTGTTCCAGACACACTCCCTGCATCCTCGTTCGGAAGAAACTCCAATGCGTCAGAAGACATCGACTTTGACGACCTGTCGAGACGCTTTGAAGAACTCAAGAAGAAGACCTAA